A section of the Nitrospiria bacterium genome encodes:
- the trmD gene encoding tRNA (guanosine(37)-N1)-methyltransferase TrmD: MMKCDIITLFPDLVRPVLEQGMLRRAVEKGLLDVRVHNLRDYTRDKHRTADDHPYGGGAGMVLKPDPIFRAVDAIRSRGEASRLILTSPQGRRFGQPLAVEFGREERRLVFICGRYEGVDERVREGLELEEISIGDYVLTGGELPALVMMDAAVRWVPGVLGDPESAREDSFAGALLDYPHYTRPALFRGLNIPEVLISGNHAAIQDWRRKQALLNTFQKRPELLEKTVLTEEDRNTLEELKRETGGDGPRRADPFRVERWGSGGGKSS; encoded by the coding sequence CCCGATCTGGTTCGTCCGGTGCTGGAGCAGGGCATGCTCCGACGGGCCGTTGAAAAAGGGCTGCTCGACGTCCGGGTTCACAACCTCCGCGACTACACGCGCGACAAGCACCGCACGGCGGACGACCATCCCTACGGAGGCGGGGCGGGTATGGTTCTGAAACCGGACCCCATTTTCAGGGCCGTCGACGCGATCCGGTCCCGGGGGGAAGCGTCGCGGCTGATCCTCACCTCGCCGCAGGGAAGGCGCTTCGGACAGCCGCTGGCGGTCGAGTTCGGCCGGGAGGAGCGGCGGCTCGTTTTTATCTGCGGCCGCTACGAGGGCGTGGACGAGCGGGTGCGGGAGGGCCTGGAACTGGAGGAGATTTCGATCGGGGATTACGTCCTGACGGGCGGCGAGTTGCCGGCCCTCGTCATGATGGACGCGGCGGTCCGGTGGGTGCCCGGCGTGCTGGGCGACCCGGAGTCGGCGCGGGAAGACTCATTCGCCGGAGCGCTGCTGGACTACCCGCATTACACGCGTCCGGCGCTGTTCCGCGGCCTGAACATTCCCGAGGTTTTGATCTCGGGAAATCATGCGGCCATCCAGGACTGGCGGCGAAAGCAGGCCCTGCTGAATACGTTTCAGAAGCGTCCGGAGCTGCTTGAGAAGACGGTTCTGACGGAAGAGGACCGGAATACGTTGGAGGAGTTGAAGAGGGAAACGGGCGGGGATGGCCCCCGCCGAGCGGATCCATTCCGTGTGGAACGGTGGGGATCGGGAGGAGGGAAGTCGTCATGA
- the rplS gene encoding 50S ribosomal protein L19, with protein MNRLDRIELGMKKAQIAAFKVGDTVRVSAKVMEGEKERVQVFEGVVIARKGGAHRETVTVRKISFGIGVEKVFPLHSPTLEKIEVVREGRVRRAKLYYLRTKQGKEAKIAEREYAPGLGEKAPASEPEPEAVAAKSEKS; from the coding sequence ATGAATCGGTTGGATCGAATCGAGCTGGGAATGAAGAAGGCCCAGATTGCGGCATTCAAAGTAGGGGATACCGTTCGGGTCTCCGCCAAGGTGATGGAAGGCGAGAAAGAGCGGGTCCAGGTGTTCGAAGGCGTCGTGATCGCCCGGAAAGGCGGCGCCCATCGCGAGACGGTCACGGTGCGGAAGATCTCGTTCGGCATCGGCGTGGAAAAAGTGTTCCCGCTGCATTCGCCGACCTTGGAAAAAATCGAGGTGGTGAGGGAGGGACGCGTCCGGAGGGCCAAGCTGTATTATCTGCGGACGAAGCAGGGTAAAGAGGCCAAGATCGCGGAACGGGAGTACGCGCCGGGCCTGGGCGAGAAGGCCCCGGCCTCCGAGCCGGAGCCGGAGGCCGTCGCGGCCAAGTCGGAAAAAAGCTGA
- a CDS encoding ribonuclease HII, translating to MPPVLDPNRREKADLPEPGSAGVDDPDRTRFERIAFAQGFRRIAGLDEAGRGPLAGPVVAAAVILPEHLVLPGLRDSKKLTALQRERFFEAIHGRATAVGVGVIGPEVIDRINILQATVRAMIRALEDLAVSPDYLLIDALTVPGVAIPQKALIRGDDRSQSIAAASVIAKVTRDRLMLECDRRYPQYNFRAHKGYGTAEHLEALSRFGPCPIHRQSFRRVRADDDGAPPRQT from the coding sequence ATGCCCCCGGTTCTGGACCCCAACAGGAGGGAGAAGGCCGATTTACCGGAACCCGGGTCGGCCGGCGTTGACGATCCGGATCGCACCCGTTTCGAGCGCATCGCTTTCGCGCAGGGGTTTCGGCGCATCGCCGGGCTGGACGAGGCGGGACGGGGTCCGCTGGCCGGTCCGGTGGTCGCGGCCGCCGTCATTCTGCCGGAGCATCTTGTTCTTCCCGGCCTGCGCGATTCCAAAAAATTGACCGCCCTGCAACGGGAACGATTCTTTGAAGCGATTCACGGACGGGCGACGGCCGTCGGCGTCGGGGTGATCGGCCCGGAGGTGATCGACCGGATCAACATCCTGCAGGCGACGGTCCGGGCCATGATCCGGGCGCTGGAGGATCTGGCGGTGTCGCCCGATTATCTGCTGATCGACGCCTTGACCGTCCCGGGCGTCGCGATTCCCCAAAAGGCCCTGATCCGGGGGGACGATCGGAGCCAGAGCATCGCGGCCGCCTCGGTGATCGCGAAGGTGACGCGGGATCGTTTGATGCTGGAATGCGATCGCCGGTACCCGCAGTACAACTTCCGCGCCCATAAGGGCTACGGCACGGCGGAGCACCTGGAGGCCCTGTCCCGGTTTGGGCCCTGCCCGATCCACCGCCAAAGCTTTCGCCGCGTCCGGGCTGATGATGACGGGGCGCCGCCGCGGCAGACATGA
- a CDS encoding YraN family protein → MSLETRAFGKQGEAEAVRFLEGRGYRIVGRNIRVGRGEIDLIAYDGDVLVFIEVKARRGDRYGGASWAVDARKRRQLTYLAEGYMARRRLRDCPCRFDLVLIQGFTNRAFEVDLIRNAFEAGGDSRLR, encoded by the coding sequence ATGAGTCTTGAAACGCGGGCCTTCGGAAAGCAGGGGGAAGCGGAGGCGGTCCGTTTTCTGGAAGGACGCGGCTACCGGATCGTCGGCCGGAACATCCGGGTCGGGCGGGGCGAGATCGATCTGATCGCCTACGATGGGGACGTCCTGGTTTTCATCGAGGTCAAGGCCCGGCGCGGCGACCGCTACGGCGGGGCATCGTGGGCGGTGGACGCGCGAAAGCGTCGGCAGCTAACTTATCTTGCGGAGGGATATATGGCCCGACGCCGGCTGCGGGATTGTCCCTGCCGTTTTGACCTGGTGTTGATTCAAGGATTCACGAACCGGGCGTTCGAGGTCGATCTGATCCGGAACGCATTCGAGGCCGGAGGGGATTCCCGTTTACGATGA
- the ftsE gene encoding cell division ATP-binding protein FtsE, whose amino-acid sequence MIQLFHVYKSYGRHRVALEDITLRIEKGEFAWLTGPSGAGKSTLLKLLFGLEQPDSGQIVIQNRNVARVKASGLPLLRRSIGFIFQDFKLLQKKTVFDNVAVALQVAGASPAEIRRRVSEVLGSVGLEHKKDLMPTMLSAGEQQRVCVARSIVNHPMILLADEPTGNLDAELTAEIFELLKTINAKGTTMLVATHNREVVSRIRRRVIGLKEGRVVEGGA is encoded by the coding sequence ATGATCCAACTCTTTCACGTGTACAAGTCGTACGGCCGTCACCGCGTGGCGTTGGAGGATATCACCCTGCGGATCGAGAAGGGTGAATTTGCATGGCTCACCGGCCCCAGCGGGGCCGGCAAATCGACGTTGCTGAAGCTCCTCTTCGGGTTGGAACAGCCGGATTCCGGTCAGATCGTGATCCAAAACAGGAACGTGGCCCGGGTGAAGGCGTCCGGTCTGCCGCTCCTCAGACGAAGCATCGGTTTCATCTTTCAGGATTTCAAACTGCTTCAGAAGAAAACGGTCTTTGATAATGTCGCGGTGGCCCTCCAGGTCGCGGGGGCCTCGCCGGCCGAAATTCGCAGACGGGTCTCCGAGGTGCTCGGCTCGGTCGGCCTCGAGCATAAAAAAGACCTGATGCCGACCATGCTCTCCGCGGGGGAGCAGCAGCGCGTCTGCGTCGCCCGGTCGATCGTGAATCATCCGATGATCCTGCTGGCGGATGAACCCACCGGGAATCTCGACGCCGAACTGACGGCCGAGATCTTCGAGTTGTTGAAAACGATCAACGCCAAAGGAACGACCATGCTGGTGGCGACGCACAACCGGGAGGTCGTGTCGCGCATCCGTCGCCGGGTGATCGGCCTCAAAGAGGGGAGAGTCGTCGAGGGGGGCGCCTGA
- a CDS encoding permease-like cell division protein FtsX — protein sequence MRQLRYFLKETFLNLRANKSTTLISMATIAFTMMLFGVFLLLYFNLDAMVVSLQQEIKVILYLRDGLAEKEKADLETKLRAEPGVSNVVYVSKERALENFRRSLEGQDILLKGLGDNPLPASYEVTLEKAYQSSEAVRRLALRLKGLDGVDDIQYGRDWVDTVNAVLETVRVGSAVIGLILGLAAVVIIYGTIGLTVWSRLEDIEVLQLIGATRAYIQMPFLMEGALMGLFGGVVSIALLRGIFELAQRRLAGTGGFLGGQMDLMFLPASWLFLVLAVGVGLGCTGSLLSIRRLL from the coding sequence ATGCGTCAACTCCGGTATTTTTTGAAAGAGACGTTTTTAAACCTCCGGGCCAACAAGTCGACCACGCTGATCTCGATGGCCACCATCGCCTTTACGATGATGCTGTTCGGGGTTTTTCTCCTCTTGTATTTCAACCTCGACGCGATGGTCGTTTCGCTCCAGCAGGAAATCAAGGTGATCCTGTATCTCCGGGACGGGCTCGCGGAAAAAGAGAAGGCCGACCTGGAAACAAAACTTCGGGCGGAGCCCGGCGTTTCCAATGTCGTGTACGTTTCAAAAGAGCGGGCCCTGGAGAACTTCCGCCGGTCTCTGGAAGGCCAGGATATTCTTCTCAAGGGGCTGGGAGACAATCCGTTGCCGGCTTCCTATGAAGTGACGCTGGAAAAAGCCTACCAGTCTTCCGAGGCCGTCCGGCGGCTGGCCCTGCGCTTGAAGGGGCTGGACGGGGTCGACGACATCCAGTACGGCCGCGATTGGGTCGACACCGTCAACGCCGTTCTGGAAACCGTCCGGGTGGGCAGCGCCGTGATCGGGTTGATCCTCGGGCTGGCGGCGGTGGTGATCATCTACGGCACCATCGGCCTGACGGTCTGGTCCCGCTTGGAGGACATCGAGGTGCTCCAGCTGATCGGCGCCACCCGCGCCTATATCCAGATGCCTTTCCTTATGGAGGGGGCGTTGATGGGTTTGTTCGGCGGCGTCGTCTCGATCGCTTTGCTGCGGGGGATCTTTGAACTGGCCCAGAGGCGGCTGGCCGGAACCGGCGGGTTTCTGGGCGGCCAGATGGATTTGATGTTTCTGCCGGCGTCCTGGCTGTTCCTGGTCCTGGCGGTCGGCGTCGGACTGGGCTGCACGGGGAGTCTGCTTTCGATCCGAAGATTGTTATGA
- a CDS encoding peptidoglycan DD-metalloendopeptidase family protein, with protein MRRVLIRMLWGLAILVPVLLLTGLGRSAESEPDSASKKMTQEKQELDRLRQEIDQQRRKNRSAVKRENSILENLEEVDYQRTLKKKELTVVNLQLIERDQEIEQLDRDLRSLQSEIEANQGRVRERIRVLYQEGRFGALKILFESKDHYDFLRRYYYLTWISNKEGELLRSYQSAVAQMEPKETALRRARADLLDDKTEITRKLSEIHDEKKKKDLLLASIRDEKSTSERTLRELEESATKLKDLIQELETERRARREHPAAGEFALQRGHLDWPAPGRVVTLFGRQKHPQFDVYIYRKGIEIQSSQGSPIRSVYSGSVVYADWFRGYGLLVIIDHGKNYFTLYAHAAKLLVSPGDQVSRRQIIGEIGDTGLTSDNNLYFEVRHGADPLDPLSWLKRR; from the coding sequence ATGAGACGGGTCTTGATCCGGATGCTGTGGGGTCTGGCGATTCTCGTCCCGGTTCTCTTGCTGACGGGACTCGGCCGGTCCGCCGAGTCCGAGCCCGATTCGGCTTCAAAAAAAATGACGCAGGAAAAACAGGAACTGGACCGCTTGAGGCAGGAGATCGATCAGCAACGCCGGAAGAACCGCAGCGCGGTCAAACGGGAGAATTCGATCCTGGAAAATCTGGAAGAGGTCGATTACCAGCGCACGCTGAAAAAGAAAGAGCTCACGGTGGTCAATCTCCAGTTGATCGAGCGGGACCAGGAAATCGAACAGCTGGATCGCGACCTGCGATCCCTGCAGAGCGAGATCGAGGCCAATCAAGGGCGGGTCCGGGAGCGTATCCGGGTCTTGTATCAGGAGGGGCGGTTCGGCGCGTTGAAGATTCTGTTTGAATCGAAGGATCATTATGATTTTCTGAGGCGGTATTATTATCTGACTTGGATCTCGAACAAGGAAGGCGAACTGCTCCGGAGCTACCAGTCGGCGGTGGCCCAGATGGAGCCGAAGGAAACCGCCCTGCGCCGGGCCCGCGCCGACCTTCTGGACGATAAGACCGAAATCACCCGGAAGCTGTCCGAGATCCACGACGAAAAGAAGAAGAAGGATCTGCTGCTGGCCAGCATTCGGGATGAGAAGTCGACCTCCGAGCGAACCCTCCGTGAATTGGAGGAGTCGGCGACCAAACTCAAAGACCTGATCCAGGAGCTGGAAACCGAGCGTCGCGCCCGGCGGGAACACCCCGCGGCCGGCGAATTCGCGCTTCAACGCGGTCATTTGGATTGGCCGGCGCCGGGTCGGGTGGTCACGTTGTTCGGCCGTCAGAAGCATCCTCAATTTGACGTCTATATTTACCGGAAAGGGATTGAAATCCAGTCCAGCCAGGGCAGCCCGATCCGCTCGGTTTACAGCGGGTCGGTGGTGTACGCCGACTGGTTCCGGGGTTACGGGCTCTTGGTGATCATCGATCACGGCAAAAATTATTTCACCCTGTATGCCCATGCGGCCAAACTTCTGGTCTCGCCCGGCGACCAGGTCTCCCGACGACAGATCATCGGAGAGATCGGGGACACCGGCTTGACCAGCGACAACAATCTTTATTTTGAGGTGCGCCACGGCGCGGACCCGTTGGATCCCCTGTCCTGGCTGAAGCGCCGGTGA
- a CDS encoding S41 family peptidase, translated as MHKQQKTLIGVVVVLLITVFATGLMVGQGLRSALSAEAEVYEELKIFAEVLSLIQKNYVEPTDSKDLVYGAIRGMLNTLDPHSAFMSPDMYKEMQVDTKGEFGGLGIQIGIKDNRLTVIAPIEGTPADRAGIKAGDFIIKVDGDPTKDMTLMEAVEKMRGPKGTKVKLTVEREGADEPIVFDLVRETIKIDSVKSKMLDNHIGYIRLSQFQEMTATDLAAALKKLKEDKMQSIILDLRNNPGGLLTAAVETSELFIPPGKVVVSIKGRDPKKQTDEYQSSNKNPYDSYPMIVLVNEGSASASEIVAGAMQDWGRAIILGTQTFGKGSVQTILQLSDGSGLRLTTAKYYTPKGRSIQNVGITPDIVVKPLQVKGSGQPPPVLREKDLERHLKNETAEPRSGNALKQEPAPPSSEGSPAPEGEDVQLQKAIDLLKTWEIFKDIKPVQTAS; from the coding sequence ATGCACAAGCAGCAAAAAACCTTGATCGGCGTTGTCGTCGTCCTTCTGATCACCGTATTCGCCACCGGCCTGATGGTCGGTCAGGGGCTTCGGAGCGCGCTTTCCGCGGAAGCCGAAGTCTATGAAGAGCTCAAAATATTTGCGGAGGTCCTGTCCCTGATCCAGAAGAACTACGTGGAGCCGACGGACAGCAAGGATCTGGTGTACGGCGCCATCCGGGGGATGCTCAACACGCTGGATCCGCATTCCGCTTTTATGTCTCCGGACATGTACAAGGAAATGCAGGTGGACACGAAAGGAGAGTTCGGCGGTCTGGGGATTCAGATCGGGATCAAGGACAACCGCTTGACGGTCATCGCTCCGATCGAGGGAACGCCGGCGGACCGGGCCGGGATCAAGGCCGGGGATTTCATCATCAAGGTGGACGGGGACCCCACAAAGGATATGACCTTGATGGAGGCCGTGGAAAAGATGCGGGGGCCGAAGGGCACCAAGGTCAAGCTGACCGTCGAGCGGGAGGGAGCCGACGAGCCCATCGTGTTCGATCTGGTCCGGGAAACGATCAAGATCGACAGCGTCAAGAGCAAGATGCTGGACAATCACATCGGATACATCCGGCTGAGCCAGTTTCAGGAGATGACGGCCACGGATTTGGCCGCCGCGTTGAAGAAGTTGAAGGAGGATAAGATGCAGTCCATCATTTTAGACCTCCGAAACAATCCGGGAGGGCTGCTGACCGCGGCGGTCGAGACCTCCGAGTTGTTCATCCCGCCGGGCAAAGTGGTGGTATCCATTAAAGGCCGCGATCCGAAGAAGCAAACGGACGAGTACCAATCCAGCAACAAGAACCCCTACGATAGTTATCCCATGATCGTCCTGGTGAACGAGGGGAGCGCCAGCGCTTCCGAGATTGTGGCGGGCGCCATGCAGGATTGGGGTCGCGCGATCATTCTTGGAACGCAGACGTTCGGGAAAGGTTCCGTCCAAACGATATTACAGCTGTCCGACGGTTCCGGCCTGCGGTTGACCACCGCCAAATATTACACCCCGAAGGGGCGTTCGATTCAGAACGTGGGGATTACGCCGGACATCGTCGTTAAGCCGTTGCAGGTCAAAGGGTCCGGGCAACCCCCTCCCGTGCTGCGTGAAAAGGACCTCGAAAGACATCTGAAAAATGAAACCGCCGAGCCGCGTTCCGGGAATGCCTTGAAACAGGAACCCGCGCCGCCATCGAGCGAAGGGTCACCGGCGCCCGAGGGAGAAGACGTCCAGCTTCAGAAGGCGATTGATCTTTTGAAAACATGGGAAATATTTAAAGACATCAAGCCGGTACAAACGGCGAGCTGA
- a CDS encoding co-chaperone GroES, whose amino-acid sequence MKFKPLKDRVFVSYSEEMEKTPGGIYIPEAAKEKPQKGKIEAVGSEVKGLKVGDVILFDKYSGSKINMDGTDYLIVKEEDILGIFEK is encoded by the coding sequence ATGAAATTCAAACCGCTCAAGGACCGCGTGTTCGTGAGCTATTCGGAAGAAATGGAAAAAACGCCGGGAGGGATTTATATTCCCGAAGCGGCCAAAGAAAAACCGCAAAAGGGTAAAATTGAAGCGGTGGGCAGCGAGGTCAAGGGATTGAAAGTCGGGGACGTCATTTTATTCGACAAGTATTCCGGCAGCAAGATCAACATGGATGGAACGGATTACTTGATCGTCAAGGAAGAGGATATCCTGGGTATTTTTGAAAAGTAA